From one Marmota flaviventris isolate mMarFla1 chromosome 1, mMarFla1.hap1, whole genome shotgun sequence genomic stretch:
- the Cers1 gene encoding ceramide synthase 1 isoform X2, producing the protein MAAAGTAAGPAGPEPMPSYAQLVQRSWGSALAAARGCADCGWGLARRGLAEHAHLAPPELLLLALCALGWTALRSAATARLFRPLAKRCRLQPRDAAKMPESAWKFLFYLGCWSYSAYLLFGTDYPFFHDPPSVFYDWTPGMAVPRDIAAAYLLQGSFYGHSIYATLYMDTWRKDSVVMLIHHVVTLVLIVSSYAFRYHNVGILVLFLHDFSDVQLEFTKLNIYFKARGGSYHRLHAVVADLGCLSFCFSWFWFRLYWFPLKVLYATFHSSLLAVPNIPFYFFFNALLLLLTVMNLYWFLYIVAFAAKVLTGQMRELKDLREYDMAEAQSPKPSKAE; encoded by the exons ATGGCGGCGGCAGGGACCGCAGCAGGGCCGGCGGGGCCCGAGCCCATGCCGAGCTACGCGCAGCTGGTGCAACGGAGCTGGGGCAGCGCGCTAGCGGCAGCGCGGGGCTGTGCGGACTGCGGCTGGGGACTGGCGCGCCGCGGCCTGGCCGAGCACGCGCACCTGGCGCCGCccgagctgctgctgctggcgcTCTGCGCGCTTGGCTGGACCGCGCTGCGCTCCGCGGCCACCGCGCGCCTCTTTCGG CCCCTGGCCAAGCGATGCCGCCTTCAGCCCAGAGATGCTGCCAAGATGCCTGAGAGCGCCTGGAAGTTTCTGTTCTACTTGGGCTGCTGGAGCTACAGTGCCTACCTGCTCTTTGGCACTGACTACCCCTTCTTTCATGACCCACCCTCTGTCTTCTACG ACTGGACGCCAGGCATGGCGGTGCCGCGGGACATTGCAGCCGCCTATCTGCTGCAGGGGAGTTTCTACGGCCACTCCATCTACGCCACGCTGTACATGGACACCTGGCGCAAGGACTCGGTGGTCATGCTTATCCACCACGTGGTCACCTTGGTCCTCATCGTCTCCTCGTATGCCTTCCG ATACCACAACGTGGGCATCCTTGTGCTCTTTCTGCACGACTTCAGCGATGTGCAGCTGGAGTTCACCAAGCTCAACATTTACTTCAAGGCCCGAGGCGGCTCCTACCATCGGCTACACGCAGTGGTGGCAGACCTGGGCTGCCTCAGTTTCTGCTTCAGTTG GTTCTGGTTCCGCCTCTACTGGTTCCCGCTTAAAGTCCTGTATGCCACGTTCCACTCCAGCCTGCTCGCGGTGCCCAACATccccttctatttcttcttcaatgCGCTCCTGCTGTTGCTGACCGTCATGAACCTCTACTGGTTCCTG tacATCGTGGCCTTCGCTGCCAAGGTGCTGACTGGCCAGATGCGCGAGTTGAAGGACCTGCGGGAGTACGACATGGcagaagcccagagccccaagcCCAGCAAAGCTGAGTGA
- the Cers1 gene encoding ceramide synthase 1 isoform X1, with protein MAAAGTAAGPAGPEPMPSYAQLVQRSWGSALAAARGCADCGWGLARRGLAEHAHLAPPELLLLALCALGWTALRSAATARLFRPLAKRCRLQPRDAAKMPESAWKFLFYLGCWSYSAYLLFGTDYPFFHDPPSVFYDWTPGMAVPRDIAAAYLLQGSFYGHSIYATLYMDTWRKDSVVMLIHHVVTLVLIVSSYAFRYHNVGILVLFLHDFSDVQLEFTKLNIYFKARGGSYHRLHAVVADLGCLSFCFSWFWFRLYWFPLKVLYATFHSSLLAVPNIPFYFFFNALLLLLTVMNLYWFLYIVAFAAKVLTGQMRELKDLREYDMAEAQSPKPSKAEKPLRNGLVKDKRF; from the exons ATGGCGGCGGCAGGGACCGCAGCAGGGCCGGCGGGGCCCGAGCCCATGCCGAGCTACGCGCAGCTGGTGCAACGGAGCTGGGGCAGCGCGCTAGCGGCAGCGCGGGGCTGTGCGGACTGCGGCTGGGGACTGGCGCGCCGCGGCCTGGCCGAGCACGCGCACCTGGCGCCGCccgagctgctgctgctggcgcTCTGCGCGCTTGGCTGGACCGCGCTGCGCTCCGCGGCCACCGCGCGCCTCTTTCGG CCCCTGGCCAAGCGATGCCGCCTTCAGCCCAGAGATGCTGCCAAGATGCCTGAGAGCGCCTGGAAGTTTCTGTTCTACTTGGGCTGCTGGAGCTACAGTGCCTACCTGCTCTTTGGCACTGACTACCCCTTCTTTCATGACCCACCCTCTGTCTTCTACG ACTGGACGCCAGGCATGGCGGTGCCGCGGGACATTGCAGCCGCCTATCTGCTGCAGGGGAGTTTCTACGGCCACTCCATCTACGCCACGCTGTACATGGACACCTGGCGCAAGGACTCGGTGGTCATGCTTATCCACCACGTGGTCACCTTGGTCCTCATCGTCTCCTCGTATGCCTTCCG ATACCACAACGTGGGCATCCTTGTGCTCTTTCTGCACGACTTCAGCGATGTGCAGCTGGAGTTCACCAAGCTCAACATTTACTTCAAGGCCCGAGGCGGCTCCTACCATCGGCTACACGCAGTGGTGGCAGACCTGGGCTGCCTCAGTTTCTGCTTCAGTTG GTTCTGGTTCCGCCTCTACTGGTTCCCGCTTAAAGTCCTGTATGCCACGTTCCACTCCAGCCTGCTCGCGGTGCCCAACATccccttctatttcttcttcaatgCGCTCCTGCTGTTGCTGACCGTCATGAACCTCTACTGGTTCCTG tacATCGTGGCCTTCGCTGCCAAGGTGCTGACTGGCCAGATGCGCGAGTTGAAGGACCTGCGGGAGTACGACATGGcagaagcccagagccccaagcCCAGCAAAGCTGA